Genomic window (Flavobacterium oreochromis):
CCTGCTCCTAAATCTTCATATAATTCATTAACATTTCCTTCTTTTAGGGTTTTAGGATCTTTTATCTTGTTTTCGATCCTTTTTTCAAAGGTCTCATTGATTTTATTTAAAATAGTCGAATCATAAGACGAAACACAAATAAAAATAAAAGATAAAAATATAATAGAAATTAAAAACTTAAAAGTATTTCTTAAAGCATAATAAATTGTAAAAACTAGCATTCCTAAATAAGTGGTTCTAGAACCACTTAAACCTATAACTAATAATGTAGTAACTATAGTAGCTACCAAAAGAATTTTATTTATACTAACACGTTTATCATTAATTAATCCTAATGAAAAAACAAAAACGATAATAGCTGAAATTCCAACTACAATTTTATTAGGACCAAATGTACCAGATAAAAATCCATGGTAACTTAAAAAATACCTATCAGACCATAAAAAAGGAATAATATTTAGATTTTGTAAAATAACAATTACAAATGCTATTATTGCTACTAATAAAATAAAAGATACTATTTTTTTTAAAAACCGAAGATCTGTTATCAGTATAGAAAGAAATACTGCTGTCAAATAAAAAAGCCAAAAATGAAAAAGATATAAAACTGATTGAAAAAACCACAATATTCGATCACAAACAAGAGAAAACGATAATGTAAATAACATTGTAATACTCGTCCAAACAATAAATTGATGAAAGTATCTAAAAAAAAATATTTTATTAATATAGTCTCTTACATAAATCTTATTATTAAAATAAAACCACACTATATAAGCTCCTGCAAAATCATAAATCCTTAATTCGTTTTCTCCTGTAATACTATACCCCATTACAGGAAGGTTGTAAAAAAAGAAAGCATCATTAAATAGATTGCTCCTTTTAATATCTTATTATTTTTTACATTTCCGAATATATTTGAAGTATTTATATTTGACATTTCTTAAACACAGTATTCTAAGAATTTTTTTAATATAGCATTTTCGCTAAATTGTTCAATTACAAACATACTGAATTTTATACCTTTTTCTTTACGTTCTGGATTTTTTATTAATGAAATTAGAGCATTTAAAAAAAGCTTTTCATTTTTAAATTCAACCATAAAACCAAAGTCTGATTTAAAGACATTAGGGATCTCTCCCACGTTTGTAGTAACAACTGGTAAACCTGCAAAACCATATTCTAAAAGAGCCATGGGTAATCCTTCAAAATTAGAGGTTAAAACCCCTATATCAGATTGATTAAGTATATAATTTACATTAGAAAAACTTCCATAAACAAAAACATTTTGTTCTAATTCTAATTCAGTTATCTTTTTTTTTATTAAAGCAGAATATGAATCATTATTATCATTCCCTATTAAATGAAAGGTCCATTCAGGAAATTCTTTTTTTAATTTAAAAGCTACTTCTAAAAGCATCAGGTGATTTTTCTCAACTCTTAAATTAGCTAAACATAAAATCCTTTTTCCTTTTGTCCCTTTCAAAAAAACTTGATTATTTTCTTCATTTAAAACAACAAAGTTAGGCAAATACAGTATTTTTTTACACATCAATTCTTTTTTGCCCAATTTGACAAATGATTACTAACGCTTAAAACACGATAAAAGAAAAGGGAGCAAAGTTGTAAAATAAACTTTTGTTTGTTTGAAATATTAGGTCTATTCCCAAAATGATCATGCCAAATAATTTTAATATTAGGAATAGTTAATTTTAATAAAAAAGCCCAAAAGAAAGAAGAACTATGCGCCTGGATATGAGTTATTTTATTATGTATTAAGTATTTTCTTGAAACTAGATACGCATCAAAATCTAAAATTTTTTTCCTATTAAGAAAAAGGTATTGTACACTATCTGTAATTTGTTCTTTAAGTAAACCTTCTTTTCTTGTAACTATTAAACCTGAAAATTTAACCACTTTAGATAAGGCATTCGCATAATTTACTGCCATACGCTCAGCTCCCCCCACTTGCAAACTATCTATTAGTTGAACTATCCTCATGACATTAATAAATTATTAATTTCTAATTGAAATTGTTCAACCGTATAGTCTTGTGACCACAATTGTGCTTTTTGACTTGTCATCTTTAGCAGTTTTTCATTTTTTATAAGATCAGTTATGTGTTGTATATCTTCCTCTAAATTCCAATTTAATAAAATTCCTCGCTCATTATTATTAAGCATATTTGACACACATGATACTCTAGAGGCTAAAGGGATAGTTCCCCAGAACATAGCTTCTGCTACTACTTTAGGCCAACCTTCACTTTCTGATGGTAAAATTAAAAAATGTGCTTTTAGGTAAGCTTCTTTTAAGTTTTCTTTACTTTGATTTCCTTTTATAAAAATAGTTTTTTCTAAATTATGTTCTTTTACATATAAAAATAGTTGTTCCTTCAGTATCCCATCTCCATATATTTCTAAGGAAATAGTATAACC
Coding sequences:
- a CDS encoding O-antigen ligase family protein; this translates as MGYSITGENELRIYDFAGAYIVWFYFNNKIYVRDYINKIFFFRYFHQFIVWTSITMLFTLSFSLVCDRILWFFQSVLYLFHFWLFYLTAVFLSILITDLRFLKKIVSFILLVAIIAFVIVILQNLNIIPFLWSDRYFLSYHGFLSGTFGPNKIVVGISAIIVFVFSLGLINDKRVSINKILLVATIVTTLLVIGLSGSRTTYLGMLVFTIYYALRNTFKFLISIIFLSFIFICVSSYDSTILNKINETFEKRIENKIKDPKTLKEGNVNELYEDLGAGRKNLSLKYVDYLLENPYIIPFGIGFNNRLIIGFSAHNIYLSLINEVGLVGFFFYFRWLFSILLLRLKPFTQLEYALKGMVLAMIVTLFFGEHLYVYRPIFGLFGLFFSIVVLLSSPVFCYIAKKVYEE
- a CDS encoding glycosyltransferase, which encodes MRIVQLIDSLQVGGAERMAVNYANALSKVVKFSGLIVTRKEGLLKEQITDSVQYLFLNRKKILDFDAYLVSRKYLIHNKITHIQAHSSSFFWAFLLKLTIPNIKIIWHDHFGNRPNISNKQKFILQLCSLFFYRVLSVSNHLSNWAKKN
- a CDS encoding glycosyltransferase; the encoded protein is MPNFVVLNEENNQVFLKGTKGKRILCLANLRVEKNHLMLLEVAFKLKKEFPEWTFHLIGNDNNDSYSALIKKKITELELEQNVFVYGSFSNVNYILNQSDIGVLTSNFEGLPMALLEYGFAGLPVVTTNVGEIPNVFKSDFGFMVEFKNEKLFLNALISLIKNPERKEKGIKFSMFVIEQFSENAILKKFLEYCV